The window TATGGTTCAAACGTGGCCTGGGCACAAAACTTCTCAAACCCAATGAGACTTGTCCTTCACCATAGTTAAGTGGTCCATCTACAAAATAGTAACAGTTAGGTTTGGGTAACAACTTTTTCGAAAAATTCACCCGTTTTTCTCCTGTAGCTCATGACTCGAGGAAAACTGGCTACAGCGAAATTAATTGGTAAAAGAACTTGGTATATATTTTCAAAAGCATGTCTCTTTTGTTAGCTATGAAATAACCTAGTCTATCAATTTATTTGGAGTTTCTACGGTGCACTAGCTAAGCCACTCACAcacacccgcaaaaaaaaaaaaaaaaaactaagcCACCAATGTTTGTTGAATTGGAACAGTCCGTCAAACTGTTTGTGAAGCGGAGATGCAACAAAACTTGACCTGGTTAAGATACTATGTTTCTTTTTTCTTTGCATGCATTCTTGTACCACGTGCTCTTATCCCTTCGCTTCATGTTCTAACGGTTTGGATAAGAAAAGGCGCACTAATGTTGGTGAATTAAAATTGAACTTGGGACTCAATGAACATAGTTTTGTAAATAAAACAAAAGGTGCTTTCAAAGATTTGAATGAAAGGCGAGGAACAAAAACAGAAGCTGGCTAAAATAAGTACAAGGTTAAATGCAGTGAAGCCAATTTGCTCAAACTGTACAGATATTCCACACATTTTAAAGGTAAACCAGGCTTGTAAATAAGTACAAGGCTAATTGTTATATAGACATTTTGCTCAAATTGTGTAGATATTCCACAATTTTTGTTCAAATTGAACTAGGGACTCAATGAAAGTAGTTTCGCAAATATGTACAATTTGTACTGCCATGATCGAAGTTGAATAGATGGGAAGTTTCTCACGATTTTTTTATATCACAATGATTATTAAGTTCAAGAGAAATGGCATTGCCATCTGAATTGAACTTACATGCAATTTGATGTTCTTCCTTGGCAGCAAACGCCTTGCAATGTTCATTGGGGAAAGAGTAGCCTTGCTGAATATAACAAGGTACAGATATTAATATATCTTCTCCTATATTTCAGAGTTAAATAAAACAATCTATGTTTTATTATCCTCACATCATGAGCCTAGAATTCCTTGATAATATCCACAAGAGAATAGACTAGGAAGAAACACTCAGATCAACCAGGTCCCAATTTTGAGTCCCATTAGACCACGGAACCGTTCCTATTGGGCACCATTACTAAGGTCATGTTTGGTTAGGTACCCGGACAAATCATGCTAGATAGACAAAAGGTGTCTATAGCAAGCCTGACTTTTTCTTTGTGTGACAAAGCAAAGCATGAGAGATGAGGGTATTTCATTAAATTTAACTTTGTAGAATCTTGAGCAGTAATGGGCATAGTTAAACTGCTAAAAATATCAAATCAGCATTAGCAGCCTTTGAATCTACCATTTGGAGTATGGTTTCTGAAATGGAGAGGACAAAAATTCTCAACCCTACTACACAGAACATATTGTAGTTACCTGACTATTTTTTATAATATTCAGTTCCACTTACATGATATTGCGCATCCACCAACGTTGGATATCGACCAATTGTCCAGTATCCTGCACCTGAACAGAGGAATGCACGACATGTGGAAAGCATGATGAAGCACAATAAGGACCTTTGAAGAGCTTAAGCAAGAAGTTGGTAAGCAACTTCATATTTTCGGCAAATTCAGATATTTTGCATGGTTACCTTTTCTATGTTATTTGTAACCAACATTTGTTTTTGTAGTCCTTTGCCAAACCAGTCTACCAATTATTATTTTTGAGGTTGTATAGAGCAGTAATTTCAAGGAAGGTGACGCAAACACCACCACTGGTGTTTCAATGCTAGGAGGAGAAAAAAATCACATCCATAGACTACAACACAACCAAGGTTGGGTCACAGAGCATGACTTAAAAGATCATAATTCATGAGCATTTTTCCAAGTTATGGGAAAAGGGGCTCCGAGATGTGTGCACTTCAATGGCACGAGCTCAACTTAGAAACACATGACTTGACCGATTTGGACGAgcacatcaccgaggaggaggtTAGATCGGTCATTAACAAAATGCCAAAAGACAAGGCCCTTGGCTGGACAGTTTCACTGGGATCTTTTTCAATAAATGTTGGGACATTACCAAGGACAACACCATGCCATTCATTCAACTCTTTGAAGGTCTCCATGGGAACAACCTTCATTGGCTCAACTCCGCGAGTGTAGTTTGCTTCCCAAGAAAGAAGGGGTGGAGGGAATCTTTGACTATAGGCCCATAGGTCTCATTCATGCGATTGCAAAGGTCCTTGCAATTCGCCTTAGCTCTAACAAGGATGCCCTTGTTTCCAATGCACAAAGTGCCTTTATCAAGGAAAGAAGTATCCACAACATTTTCATGTATGCGAGAAACTGCGCCTGGCGTCTTCACAAGAGCAACAATCCTATCCATCTCTCCTATTCAAGTCAACATCTGAAAGGCCTTCAATTCTGTCAAGTGAGAGTACATCATTGATGTTCAACCTAGAGGCTTCCCAACCAAATTCCTGAATTGGATCACCGCCCTCCTAGGCACCTCATCTTCCCGGATTCTCCTCAATGGGGTGGCTAGCTCCCCTATGAAGCATGGGAGGGGCCTTCATCAAGGAGACCCCCTACCGCCACTTCTTTTTGTCATAGCGATGGACCCTCTCCAACAACTTATTGAGCTCGCTACCTGGAAAGGCCTTCTTCAAAGATGAGGGGGTGTGGACCCGTAGCTTGGACATCGTTCTATGTAGATGATGAAGCCATTTATATAGCTTCCATTAAGAAAGACATTGACATGCTTACCATCCTTCTCAAGTGTTTTGGCGAGGACACGTGCCTCAGAACCAACTTCCACAAGAGCTCGGTCATCCCCATTAGATGTGCTCACATCAGCTTGGTCGACATCCTACAAAGTCTACCGACCACTCGAACGTTCTTCCCTATGAGATATTTGTGGACTCCCACTTTCGGTGCGACAACTTAAGAGGGATGTTTGATGATTTCCAAATTCTTGAAGATAGGTGGCGGCCAAGCTTGTGCCTTTGGAAGGAAATGGCATCGTCACCATTGGGAGGACCACCCTTCTCAAGTTGATTCTCTCCTCCCAAGCGGTGTAGTAAATCACTCCCCTTGTTGTCCGGCCAACCACTCTACACAACACCAACAATATTAAACTTAACTTCCTATGGCCCGGTTCGGAAAAGACAACCGGGGTGAAATGCAAAATAAATTGGAACATAGTGTGTCGGCCTTTAGAGCGTGGGCTTGGGGTTCTTGACACTGAGAAATTTTTGAGTGCCCTTAGATTGAGATGGCCTTGGTACAAGTTGGAAGAACCCTTGAAGTTATGGGTCGGATTGAGCAAAACATGTGATGAAAAAGACCTTGATCTTTTCTATGGGCTCACAACAATCACTGTGGGCAATGGAGCCAAAACCTCCTTTTGGGATGCGCCATGGGTTCAGAAGTGTAAGACAAAGGAGATAGCACCGCTTATTTACGAAGCATCCACCAAGATAAGCATTAAAGTGAGGGATCCCCTTCGTCGAGGATGACGGGCCAGGTCGTGGGTCCTTGTGGCGGTGCCGGTCGTGGCGGATCTTGGGATCCCGCTCCCAGGGACATCACAGGACGCGCGTGGCGGCCAGAGCTTTCTCAGGTGTTGACGACGCTTGCTGCACGATCGCGGCGGCTGTTGCCACTGTAAGGGCGACAATAAGGACTGGCGCGACGGTGGGTGCTTCCTATAGTACCCGGAATCAGGCTGGCGGCCCCTCTTTGTTGAAGGCGGCGGACTCTAGGGTCGTGTCGGTGGCTCGAAGTTTGGATCTCGAGGTGGTGATGACCTTTATGGGGCTGGTGGCAGTATGGGACGTCACCTCCATCAACAGATCGGGTTTGATGCGGCTCGGCAGgagaaacatgtgcctcattcgGAGTTGTCGTGCAGTGCCTGTCGCTGGCAGGTCAAGTCACTGACAGATGCTACGCACGACGTGTTATGcggagatgtcaagtcatgcctgctATAGCCACGTGCTGTAGGGTGGCTCTGGCAGAGGTGCCATGCTTAGCGTGTTGCTGCTGGATCGAAGGTGGTGCGACTGTAGCGGGAGGCAGGCGGTATGTGACATCTTTGTCTTCCGTCGTCTTCTCCAAAGGTATCCGACTATCAAGGCGTCGGTAACAAGATAAGGGCAGATGATACAGACAGTTTCAATGAAGGGTTTATGCACTCCGGTGGAAACACAAGATCTCTGATCGGGCTATGTCGACACGCGCCTATGTCATGTCCTTCTTGAAGGTGATGGATTGAAGCTTGGCTTGAGGATGAGAATCCGGAGTTCAACCTTGTGGTGGATTCGCCATCATCGATGCACGTGCGGTGATTCCTTCTTGAAGGTGTAGTCTAGGAGTTGTGTATTTTCATTTCTGTTGTGTCTTGTAACATAGGATTAGTGGCTCTCTGGTGAAGTTACTGTCGCGAGGCATGTGGCCTCAGGTTTCTTCTTCTTTATTTCCAGGTTGATGTTGTTCCACTGCTGAATTCCGCATTAATAATAATgtccctgtttggatccatgggttagagttagtctgagctagttggggctcaaatagccctaaaatatccaaacatgagggctagattggagctagttgcatctaacccATCCAAAAaatatcccacccaagaggtgctagttggagctagttctcatggggcccactgaaaaatcacttttctctctctatCCCGCCagccaagaggtgctaattggagctagttctcgcGGGGCCCACTGGAAAATCACATTtttctctccatcaagtgcatttattgtcaatttAACCCTGTCATcgaaacacctctttggctagagttagttcaggattatagtcatgagctagaaactaactctaacctctaactaagttagagtatccaaacagggccaatgtatggctgcatgcatcgtcctgatgcagaggccggggggaTATCCTCCTTCTCGAAAAAAGGAGCATTCCCTTCTGTTCGTGTTTTTGTGAAGACCTTCTCTTTGTGATATAACTTAATTGGATAAGGAGAAAAGGAGCACAAACATATGTGGCCAAATTGTTTGTATAATTTTCTAATTGATTTAACATTGCAAGGTCCTTTCAAATTTTATCCAAGGGAAAATAACAGTGACTACAATAAAGGTTAAACTTCTAGATGAATTAAATTTAAAAAGTAAATCTAACAAATTAAACAATATATCGTTAATGTACAGATGAATTTCATTTGTTATATTTTTATATTTTGGTAAAAAGATATATTCACCCCAAAAAGACGTGCAACATCCAGCATATGCTGTGGGAATGATTATAGGTTGAAGAGGAGCGGGCATGGTCCTCTATTTTGAACTTACCCATCATTTGTCCTTGTGCAGATGAATGATGTGGGTAAGCACTGGGATCCACctgaacaaaataaaaaaaattgtgaaaAAAAGAGAGATTTAGATAGGTGGCAACGTGGTCAATGCGGTCAATGTGTAAAGAAAAACTGGCATTCCTCTCTATATGGACTGACTGAACCCAATAGCACTCTTCATTCTTCAATTCAACACGCAGGATAATCACCTGTATCTCGGGTAGAGTGTCCTGAGAGTTCGTGCATGGCATGTATGCATTTCCATGTGAATGACCACGTTGATTGTGATCGTCTGTGCCATTTCCTGTATATGAACGGCAAATAGTATCATCTCTGCATCCTTCTTACATTTCTTGATAATGATTATCAGTTGAAGAGGAATGGTATAGCCCTCTAACTTGAACTTACCCATTATTTGACCTTGTGCTGACCGATGATTTGCTTCATCATTGGGAGTCACCTGAACAAAATTAAAGAAATGGAAAATATTAAAAGTTAGACATATGTCAGAATGGAGCTGTTAAATACAATAATTTAGGCGTGTGATATATGACGATCGTTAAGTTTTTTCGATAAATGGTGGATTTTATTGGCTCCGAATGGagcatcaagaggatacaaaCACAACGAGCACACACCCAGCCTCTGCATAGCTAAAATGCACACAACCAACACCAACGCACACAGAAAAATCGTCAGCAAATAGCAAAGTCAAATAAGACCAAAGCAATGCATAGACGATGAAAAAAACCCTAAAGCGATCAGACCTGCAATCAGCAAGCTATAACAAACACCATATCCGCACCAACCAATTCAATAACAACACATGGACGATGAAGTTCTTCAACAGTAACGCCTTCAGGAAGGGAGCAACGCTCATACGTCACCGTCGTCGGATCCAACCACCAAAGGCAagaatctaggttttcaccctgaagaatcAGTTCGAGCAAAACCGAGCAATGCCTTCAATAAGGTACATTGCCAGGTATAACCAACCCGAGTCAGACCTAGGCTTTCCCCCCGGATCTCAAGACCGGAAGCTCGAGTAGCACGACCGTCGACATCACACGTGTGTTGTGACCACCACTCTTCCGCGATCCCAGCAACAAAATGCGATATGTACCAACGCTGCTGCACCACCATCCCTCTGCGTCAAGCCGTCTTTTATAGTTTGCATCTCACCATTGAAGTAAACCATCGGATCTGAAGGAAGGAGTCTTCACAATGGCCTTTCGATGGCCACCGCAAGAGAGAGCTCTGCATAGGCCGTCAGCCTAGGGGCCGGCATGGCCGGAACCAGGACGAAGCCTTGCTGGCCAGACAGTGCCGTCACTTGAGGATCGCCATGGAGAATCTACAGCGCCATCAAGAAACCGTCCCGCAGCAGGCCTGTTCGGACCCGCCACGATCGATCCCAAGATCCGTCCATGGCGCTACCCACGCAGCCACCATGTTCGCCGTCTCTGcagaagagacccggggccgcCGGCCTGACGCCCACGCTCCGCCATGAGCAAGCCCCACAGCCGGAGCCCCACAGAGCCGCAGCCCACACATGCCCAGATATTTACAAGTAAATGTCTGCAATATCAACGTCTACCATTGGTTTCGTGCCTGGGCTACAAGGCGCGATGACTATATCTCGCTGAAGGGGTATGCTAATTGTTCGCGGGCAGTTAATGGAGGAAATAGGGGAGGAGAAATTGGGGTGCCCTGGGATTCGAACCCTGCACTCCCGGTTCACAGGAAGTGCGACAAGCGACTGTTCTAGGCTTGTGTTCGTGATGGATAAGTAGGGTTATTGTTCTTAACTGGAAACAAGCCGGGTTTGTCATTGTTTATTCTCCTTTTTTTGCAGTTTTTTTTTCTCTGTTCGTTCTCTCTTTTCGTTCGTTTTTtccctttctttctttcttcgtcgtatttctttatttttcttttttccttctccatttttcctttcttttttgcatttgtttcttcatttttttattttttcttctccagtttttgttttttagtttttcttaTGTTTGTTTTCGTTTTCACTCTATGTTTTCGTAAATGTCAAAAACATTTTTTAATAAGTGATCATCATTTTTTTAATACACGTTCAACATTGTTCGAAcgcttattcaacattttttaagtatttgttcaatatttttcaaatactcgTTCGCAATTTTTAAATACTTATTTAACATtcttaaatacttgttcaacattttgaAATTCCTGTTCAATATTTTTCAATAcattttaatatttttcaaatacttgttcaacatttttgtGTCACCCGTTTGCATTTCGATAGACCACACTCATTTATCCTAGCCCTCTTCTACTGTCGAAATCGTTTCCACGACACGTGGGTACtttgaaaataaaaataaattatACTCATACTTACCAATGGAAGGGCAGTACTCAATTGTCCGCTTGCAAACAAGTTATCCCAAAACTCTAAAAAAGTCACATCGTCCATATCCAAAACCGGATCCCTATGCACTCCATCATGCAAAAAATTATCTCCAAAGTTGTGAGGCGTATCATCATCATCAGTAACATCCTGCATGGGTCAAAGAGAAGATAATGTAAGAAATTTCATATTGTTATGTGTTGGGAGCTGATTACAGGCCACGAGTTGTTGAATTCACTCGATGTTCAACATAGTTACACACGCAGCAATTTCTAGGATTGAACTAACAGTCAACGTTCCATTATTTTACTTGCAACCTTTTGTACGGCATTCCTTTTCATGTCTTCCTATCAAACATCGGCCTGCACCAACTCATTTTCGGAAATCAACTGATTAAAACGTGCTTACCGTCCCCATAGACGTATCTGTGTCTGTGCCTGCGTTAGAAGTACCAACATGTTGAGATGGTTGCCTGCTAAATACTGCAATTTAATAGGAAACTTTGTGCATCAATTCACTACGTGCAAAGATATCAATTGCTCATAAACTTGATAGGAGGAAGGAAGGCAACGTAGATGAAGAAAGCTCCTACCAGGTAGCTCTAATGGAACAAGTCCATTATTTGTTGCTCGTCTTTTTCCCCCTGAAATTGAACATGACACGTAGCCCTCAATAGTACTTAATAGAGAAAGGAATGACAATAAAACCTTTAGACCCAACTCACTCCATGTCTTTTATTTTTTGCCACGTATTTCATAGCACCATTTCACATTTGCTTCTATGACAATAATGTACAACTGTTCAACTTGGCTTATTTGAGAACCACACAAAGGGCCCGGCCAGATCAATCTAGTTGACAGGTGAATGCACACGCTATGCAAGGTAGGAAATTCATGGCGTGACGAATCATCATGGATGAGCTTCTAATTCTCTATCAATGTTCTCTATTAAAGACTAATGTAGTTATTAGGGTTGATGGACACCTTACATGAGGTGCTGATTCGATGCAGTGGCCAGGGGTTTTCACCCTCTtttcgaaagaaaaaaaaaacacaaGGTGCTGATTTGAAGAGTCGCTGAAGCCGAACCGTTTAAGCACCGTTGAAGGGGTGAGAAAGGATGGACTGGAAAAGGATAAGCTAGCAAGTGGGAATTAAGTAGCATTGGCCTCCACTCTAAAATTACTCCTCGTTCTATGGAGAAAAAACAGTTATACGCAAACTAAATAAATGACGACAAAGAAAGGAAAAGAAGATAAATGAAGTTTGTACTAGACACTGTTGAGTCTGAATTTTGAAATTTAGTGACAAAACATTGCTAACTGGCATTTCGTGGAAAATGAAAATGGTTTCCCAAAACTAAACAAAATGTTGAACATTAAACATGAAACATATTTGTATGTAGTTCATAATTCAGGCCTATAGTTATCTATATGAGGAAGCAATGGATTTGAAGCTCACATATACCTCTTCGTTCCTTTGTTGGGGagttctctcttcttgatctgcACGTCAAAAAACCATTAGTCAACAACTCACTGCGGTAGGACCATATCAAGATGCAATTTATATCTTTTTTACCACGAACCTTGGTGACGACCCCTCTTTGCTTTTGTTGCCTGGAAAGTTCGAAAATAGCAAAGGTAAATAAAACTGGTACAATCGTATCAAACATATTGTTATTACTATAACATCTTCAGAAAAAGCAAATCACCTCTTGGCCTATGCTGCACAAAGAAACTATTTGATACTCCTTCCAGAACTCTTTCTCCAGTATGCTCAATGACCTTTACCCCAAGCTTGACATACTGTTTATTAGAGCTCTTGTGAATTCTGGTGTTTTCATGAACACCTTTCCCATCTTTCAGTTGAAATATGGCACTTTTAATTTTCTCCTTTACAGAATCTGTCTTTATTACACTTGCCTCAAATTCATCCTTGGTCCAGTCCCAGACATTTTCATAGAACTCTGCTTTCACGACAACTAGCTCAACTTTCAGTGAAGCAAGGTGATGACCAGCTGCAATTTGATTTCCCTGCAAATCCTCCACAACCACCGTTATGCCATTCCCCTCCCAGGTGCCTATAGGGCACCCTATATGAACTATCTCGTTCACAACACTTCTGATTACTAGTTTATATTTCGTTGTGATGCTTTCGTCCGCTTGTGAGCTGCAGCAGAATATACAGAAAATATATAGTAAGTTCAATTAGAGGGCAACAAATAAAATATTCCCGTGCTCACTTGAACCATGTGCTCACGTAAAAGAAAAAACCGTTATTATTGGGGTTATGGCGCATCCTGGGCACGGAACCATGCTGAGAAGATTATTAGAGGAAGCTAGCAGTTTTGCACCTAACCAAATGATTGCTAGAGGAAGCTCCTACCTCAGAGGTGGAGGTGCAATCGGAGTTTCCTGGGCCTGTTGCTGCTTTTTACAAAGCAAAAGAAACAAATTTAAATTAGTCAAAGTTCATAAGGAGCATGCATACTATTTTACATGATAAGATCCGTCATCATTCAAATTAAAGTATTAGCATGGTACTACCTCTGTCATAGATGTACGATGTTTTTGCAGTTCAATTTAGAAACAAAGAGTGTACTAATTTGGTCTATACTCGCTACTAAAATGTTTGATTTGAAAAATGATAGTTCAAAAGTGAGTTTGGAACATCCCAGCACAAATTTCCAAAGAAAAAATGCGCTTGATCGAAGTAGTATTCATGCTGTCGTGTTAGGGACATGtggtattttttttcttctgttgcTAGTAGTCCTAAATTAGGACACGGCTAATCTAATTACACGGCAAGATTGATTACTACTGTACTAGATTTAACCAAACTAACAAGCCTACTAGAGAATGGACTCACGATGCAAGTCCAAACCATATGTGAACACGCTAATCAACCCAACACATCAAGATTATTGCTAACAGCTTCGTCATAGATGTGTCTATACTCGGTACTAGAATGTGTGATCTGGAAGGGGGCGGGGCGGGGGAATCCGAGGGTTCAAGATCTAGATCCCCAGCACAAATTCCCAAAGAAGAATGATAGTTCAAAAGTGAGTTTGGAACAGCTCGACTCAACAtgaaaggaagggggggggggggggggggggggggaatcccaCCCAGGGCTCAAGATCTAGATCCCAGTACGAATTtccagaggggggggggggggggggggggcgcttgGTCGAAGTACCTGAATACTAGCAATTTTGCTTTCCAA is drawn from Aegilops tauschii subsp. strangulata cultivar AL8/78 chromosome 1, Aet v6.0, whole genome shotgun sequence and contains these coding sequences:
- the LOC109783181 gene encoding uncharacterized protein isoform X4, with amino-acid sequence MEKNKESDQQNLPLSLLVEEVRWLKEQKCSIEERIDKLESKIASIQQQAQETPIAPPPLSSQADESITTKYKLVIRSVVNEIVHIGCPIGTWEGNGITVVVEDLQGNQIAAGHHLASLKVELVVVKAEFYENVWDWTKDEFEASVIKTDSVKEKIKSAIFQLKDGKGVHENTRIHKSSNKQYVKLGVKVIEHTGERVLEGVSNSFFVQHRPRGNKSKEGSSPRSRRENSPTKERRGGKRRATNNGLVPLELPVFSRQPSQHVGTSNAGTDTDTSMGTDVTDDDDTPHNFGDNFLHDGVHRDPVLDMDDVTFLEFWDNLFASGQLSTALPLVTPNDEANHRSAQGQIMGNGTDDHNQRGHSHGNAYMPCTNSQDTLPEIQVDPSAYPHHSSAQGQMMGAGYWTIGRYPTLVDAQYHQGYSFPNEHCKAFAAKEEHQIAYGPLNYGEGQVSLGLRSFVPRPRLNHKASAYSLHTRRSSPGPLLLPLDSLQLKMGCLSINDEFAMMMMVMMVISSQAIWQNPPKEIVLVEQEPSVKQKSHAFCGDNNNEVTESYDHFVIVDLKATGEKGVNINPLEIIEFSSILVDAVTGQQASTFHTYVCPIMHPELSEFCKEYNGILQTNVEAGVMLSEALQMHQAWLKEAETKNGGSLSFAVVTWGDWDCRTILMQECSFKHVTIPYYFYQWINLKKPFAEKFGDNYLLAPVLEAVQAAGLKWKGCPKGGQSHADNKARLLELLIRHSAKLYITDNLLAM
- the LOC109783181 gene encoding uncharacterized protein isoform X3, with protein sequence MEKNKESDQQNLPLSLLVEEVRWLKEQKCSIEERIDKLESKIASIQQQQAQETPIAPPPLSSQADESITTKYKLVIRSVVNEIVHIGCPIGTWEGNGITVVVEDLQGNQIAAGHHLASLKVELVVVKAEFYENVWDWTKDEFEASVIKTDSVKEKIKSAIFQLKDGKGVHENTRIHKSSNKQYVKLGVKVIEHTGERVLEGVSNSFFVQHRPRGNKSKEGSSPRSRRENSPTKERRGGKRRATNNGLVPLELPVFSRQPSQHVGTSNAGTDTDTSMGTDVTDDDDTPHNFGDNFLHDGVHRDPVLDMDDVTFLEFWDNLFASGQLSTALPLVTPNDEANHRSAQGQIMGNGTDDHNQRGHSHGNAYMPCTNSQDTLPEIQVDPSAYPHHSSAQGQMMGAGYWTIGRYPTLVDAQYHQGYSFPNEHCKAFAAKEEHQIAYGPLNYGEGQVSLGLRSFVPRPRLNHKASAYSLHTRRSSPGPLLLPLDSLQLKMGCLSINDEFAMMMMVMMVISSQAIWQNPPKEIVLVEQEPSVKQKSHAFCGDNNNEVTESYDHFVIVDLKATGEKGVNINPLEIIEFSSILVDAVTGQQASTFHTYVCPIMHPELSEFCKEYNGILQTNVEAGVMLSEALQMHQAWLKEAETKNGGSLSFAVVTWGDWDCRTILMQECSFKHVTIPYYFYQWINLKKPFAEKFGDNYLLAPVLEAVQAAGLKWKGCPKGGQSHADNKARLLELLIRHSAKLYITDNLLAM
- the LOC109783181 gene encoding uncharacterized protein isoform X5, encoding MYTTDTAPKWETESKASQRRRTASSGGESPWRRTRNPISKIRWLKEQKCSIEERIDKLESKIASIQQQQAQETPIAPPPLSSQADESITTKYKLVIRSVVNEIVHIGCPIGTWEGNGITVVVEDLQGNQIAAGHHLASLKVELVVVKAEFYENVWDWTKDEFEASVIKTDSVKEKIKSAIFQLKDGKGVHENTRIHKSSNKQYVKLGVKVIEHTGERVLEGVSNSFFVQHRPRGNKSKEGSSPRSRRENSPTKERRGGKRRATNNGLVPLELPVFSRQPSQHVGTSNAGTDTDTSMGTDVTDDDDTPHNFGDNFLHDGVHRDPVLDMDDVTFLEFWDNLFASGQLSTALPLVTPNDEANHRSAQGQIMGNGTDDHNQRGHSHGNAYMPCTNSQDTLPEIQVDPSAYPHHSSAQGQMMDGPLNYGEGQVSLGLRSFVPRPRLNHKASAYSLHTRRSSPGPLLLPLDSLQLKMGCLSINDEFAMMMMVMMVISSQAIWQNPPKEIVLVEQEPSVKQKSHAFCGDNNNEVTESYDHFVIVDLKATGEKGVNINPLEIIEFSSILVDAVTGQQASTFHTYVCPIMHPELSEFCKEYNGILQTNVEAGVMLSEALQMHQAWLKEAETKNGGSLSFAVVTWGDWDCRTILMQECSFKHVTIPYYFYQWINLKKPFAEKFGDNYLLAPVLEAVQAAGLKWKGCPKGGQSHADNKARLLELLIRHSAKLYITDNLLAM
- the LOC109783181 gene encoding uncharacterized protein isoform X2, which translates into the protein MYTTDTAPKWETESKASQRRRTASSGGESPWRRTRNPISKIRWLKEQKCSIEERIDKLESKIASIQQQAQETPIAPPPLSSQADESITTKYKLVIRSVVNEIVHIGCPIGTWEGNGITVVVEDLQGNQIAAGHHLASLKVELVVVKAEFYENVWDWTKDEFEASVIKTDSVKEKIKSAIFQLKDGKGVHENTRIHKSSNKQYVKLGVKVIEHTGERVLEGVSNSFFVQHRPRGNKSKEGSSPRSRRENSPTKERRGGKRRATNNGLVPLELPVFSRQPSQHVGTSNAGTDTDTSMGTDVTDDDDTPHNFGDNFLHDGVHRDPVLDMDDVTFLEFWDNLFASGQLSTALPLVTPNDEANHRSAQGQIMGNGTDDHNQRGHSHGNAYMPCTNSQDTLPEIQVDPSAYPHHSSAQGQMMGAGYWTIGRYPTLVDAQYHQGYSFPNEHCKAFAAKEEHQIAYGPLNYGEGQVSLGLRSFVPRPRLNHKASAYSLHTRRSSPGPLLLPLDSLQLKMGCLSINDEFAMMMMVMMVISSQAIWQNPPKEIVLVEQEPSVKQKSHAFCGDNNNEVTESYDHFVIVDLKATGEKGVNINPLEIIEFSSILVDAVTGQQASTFHTYVCPIMHPELSEFCKEYNGILQTNVEAGVMLSEALQMHQAWLKEAETKNGGSLSFAVVTWGDWDCRTILMQECSFKHVTIPYYFYQWINLKKPFAEKFGDNYLLAPVLEAVQAAGLKWKGCPKGGQSHADNKARLLELLIRHSAKLYITDNLLAM
- the LOC109783181 gene encoding uncharacterized protein isoform X1, with product MYTTDTAPKWETESKASQRRRTASSGGESPWRRTRNPISKIRWLKEQKCSIEERIDKLESKIASIQQQQAQETPIAPPPLSSQADESITTKYKLVIRSVVNEIVHIGCPIGTWEGNGITVVVEDLQGNQIAAGHHLASLKVELVVVKAEFYENVWDWTKDEFEASVIKTDSVKEKIKSAIFQLKDGKGVHENTRIHKSSNKQYVKLGVKVIEHTGERVLEGVSNSFFVQHRPRGNKSKEGSSPRSRRENSPTKERRGGKRRATNNGLVPLELPVFSRQPSQHVGTSNAGTDTDTSMGTDVTDDDDTPHNFGDNFLHDGVHRDPVLDMDDVTFLEFWDNLFASGQLSTALPLVTPNDEANHRSAQGQIMGNGTDDHNQRGHSHGNAYMPCTNSQDTLPEIQVDPSAYPHHSSAQGQMMGAGYWTIGRYPTLVDAQYHQGYSFPNEHCKAFAAKEEHQIAYGPLNYGEGQVSLGLRSFVPRPRLNHKASAYSLHTRRSSPGPLLLPLDSLQLKMGCLSINDEFAMMMMVMMVISSQAIWQNPPKEIVLVEQEPSVKQKSHAFCGDNNNEVTESYDHFVIVDLKATGEKGVNINPLEIIEFSSILVDAVTGQQASTFHTYVCPIMHPELSEFCKEYNGILQTNVEAGVMLSEALQMHQAWLKEAETKNGGSLSFAVVTWGDWDCRTILMQECSFKHVTIPYYFYQWINLKKPFAEKFGDNYLLAPVLEAVQAAGLKWKGCPKGGQSHADNKARLLELLIRHSAKLYITDNLLAM